GACCGCGCGCGATTTCGCCAACGGTGAGATCTTCGTCCGCTTCGACGAGTCCGTGCGCGGTTGCGACGCGTTCGTCCTGCAGTCCCACCCGGCCCCGCTGAACCAGTGGCTGATGGAACAGCTGATCATGATCGACGCCTTGAAGCGCGGCAGCGCCAAGCGCATCACCGCGATCCTGCCGTTCTACCCCTACGCCCGACAGGACAAGAAGCACCGCGGCCGCGAGCCGATCTCGGCCCGCTTGGTCGCCGATCTGCTCAAGACCGCCGGTGCCGACCGCATCGTCACCGTCGATCTGCACACCGATCAGATCCAGGGCTTCTTCGACGGCCCGGTGGACCACATGCGCGCCCAGAAGCTGCTCACCGGCTATATCGCCGAGAACTACGCCGATGACGACAAGGTCGTCGTCTCTCCTGACTCCGGCCGCGTCCGCGTCGCCGAGAAGTGGGCCGACTCGCTCGGCGGCGTCCCGCTGGCCTTCATCCACAAGACCCGCGATCCGCTGGTCCCCAACCAGGTCAAGTCCAACCGTGTCGTCGGCGATGTCAAGGGCAAGAC
The sequence above is drawn from the Mycolicibacterium neoaurum VKM Ac-1815D genome and encodes:
- a CDS encoding ribose-phosphate diphosphokinase, whose product is MSHDWTDNRKNLMLFAGRAHPELAEQVAKELDVPVTAQTARDFANGEIFVRFDESVRGCDAFVLQSHPAPLNQWLMEQLIMIDALKRGSAKRITAILPFYPYARQDKKHRGREPISARLVADLLKTAGADRIVTVDLHTDQIQGFFDGPVDHMRAQKLLTGYIAENYADDDKVVVSPDSGRVRVAEKWADSLGGVPLAFIHKTRDPLVPNQVKSNRVVGDVKGKTCILTDDMIDTGGTIAGAVNLLRQDGAKDVIIAATHGVLSDPAAQRLADCGAREVIVTNTLPIGEEKRFPALTVLSIAPLLANTIRAVFDNGSVTGLFDGSA